Genomic window (Pseudomonas sp. L5B5):
GCCGTTGTGGGACATGTTCAAAGACGGTGTCGATATCTCGAAGATCGAGTGGGCGGCACATTGAATTTAAGTCGCCGCACGGGGCTCTGCAGGGCGTAAGAGACGACGATTTGCGGAGCTCGAGAGCGACTCTCTGATGAGTGAGGATTAAGAATCATGGCTTACAGCGAAAAGGTCATCGACCACTACGAGAACCCGCGTAACGTCGGCAAGATGAACGCGGAAGATCCGGATGTCGGCACCGGCATGGTCGGTGCTCCTGCCTGTGGCGACGTGATGCGCCTGCAGATCAAGGTCAACGAGCAGGGCATCATCGAAGATGCCAAGTTCAAGACCTACGGCTGCGGCTCGGCCATTGCTTCCAGTTCCCTGGCCACTGAGTGGATGAAGGGCAAGACTCTGGACGAAGCCGAGACCATCAAGAACACCCAGCTGGCTGAAGAGCTGGCTCTGCCTCCAGTGAAGATTCACTGCTCTGTACTCGCCGAAGACGCCATCAAGGCTGCCGTGCGCGACTACAAGCAGAAGAAAGGCCTGATCTGACCGATCGGCTTTCACAGATTTGGCGACAAGTAAGGAGTCACGATGGCTATCAGCATGACAGAAGCGGCTGCTCAACACGTGCGACGCTCCCTCAATGGGCGCGGCAAGGGTGATGGGATTCGTCTGGGTGTTCGCACCACGGGCTGTTCCGGCCTTGCCTACGTGCTGGAGTTCGTCGATGAGATAGGTGAGGACGATCAGGTGTTCGAGAGTCACGGCGAGAAGGTGATCATCGACCCCAAGAGCCTCACCTATCTGGACGGCACCGAGCTTGATTTCGTCAAGGAAGGGTTGAACGAGGGCTTCAAGTTCAACAACCCGAACGTGCGCGGTGAGTGTGGCTGCGGCGAAAGCTTCAATATCTGAGGCTTCTTGTGGGTACTCCTTGTCATTTCGCATTATTTGAGCTGCAACCGAGTTTCCGCCTGGATCTCGAGCAGCTGGCCGCGCGCTACCGAGAGTTGGCGCGTGGGGTTCATCCAGACCGTTTTGCCGATGCTTCCGAGCGCGAGCAGCGCCTGGCCCTGGAGCAGTCGGCAAGCCTCAACGAGGCCTACCAGACCCTCAAGAGTCCACCCAAGCGCGCTCGTTACCTGCTGGCCTTGAATGGCGGTGAGTTGCCGTTGGAAGTCACGGTGCATGATCCGGAGTTTCTTCTGCAGCAGATGCAATGGCGCGAAGAGCTCGAAGACTTGCAGGACAGTGCCGACCTTCCCGGTGTGGCAGCGTTCAAGCGTCGGCTCAAGATCGCCCAGGATGAACTGAACGAAAGCTTCGCAGCCTGTTGGGATGATGCAGCGCAGCGCGAGCAGGCCGAACGCCTGATGCGGCGCATGCAGTTCCTCGACAAGCTCACCTACGAAGTGCGCCAGCTAGAAGAGCGCCTCGACGATTAACCTAGTGCCGCTCCGGTCGCACGCCTGATATACAGATAAGTCCAGATAGACATGGCCCTACTGCAGATCGCTGAACCCGGCCAAAGTCCTCAACCGCACCAGCGTCGTCTGGCTGTGGGTATCGACTTGGGTACTACCAATTCGCTGGTCGCTGCCTTGCGCAGCGGCCTTTCCGAGCCGCTGGCGGATGCGCAGGGGCAGGTCATTCTGCCGTCTGCGGTGCGTTATCACGCCGATCGCGTCGAAGTGGGCGAGTCTGCCCGCCTGGCGGCTCCCACTGATCCCTTGAATACCGTGCTTTCGGTCAAGCGCTTGATGGGACGCGGCCTGTCCGACGTCAAGCAGCTGGGTGAGCAATTGCCCTATCGCTTCGTCGGAGGTGAGTCGCACATGCCGTTCATCGAGACCATCCAAGGGCCGAAAAGCCCGGTGGAAGTCTCGGCTGAAGTGCTCAAGGTGCTGCGTCAGCGTGCTGAAGCGACACTGGGTGGCGAGCTGGTAGGTGCGGTGATCACGGTTCCCGCCTATTTCGACGATGCCCAGCGCCAAGCCACCAAGGATGCTGCCAAGCTGGCCGGCCTGAATGTGTTGCGCCTGCTTAACGAGCCGACCGCTGCAGCCGTGGCCTACGGTCTGGACCAGCACGCCGAAGGTGTGGTGGCAATCTACGATCTGGGTGGCGGTACTTTCGATATTTCCATTTTGCGCCTGACTGGCGGTGTCTTCGAAGTGCTGGCCACTGGCGGTGATACCGCGCTGGGCGGCGATGACTTCGATCATGCCGTTGCCGGCTGGATCATCGAGGGGGCGGGCTTGTCCGCCGATCTGGATCCGGGCACTCAGCGCAATCTGTTGCAAACCGCTTGCGCGGCCAAGGAAGCCCTGACCCACGCCGCTTCGGTGGAAGTGGTATACGGCGATTGGCGCGCAGCACTGACCCGCGAAACCTTCGACGCTCTGATCGAGCCCATGGTGGCGCGCAGCCTCAAGGCCTGTCGCCGAGCCGTGCGTGACTCCAATGTCGAGCTGGAAGAAGTGCAGGCCGTGGTCATGGTCGGTGGTTCGACCCGTGTGCCACGAGTGCGTGAAGCGGTCGCCGAGATGTTCGCTCGCCAGCCGCTGACCGAGATCGATCCGGACCAGGTGGTGGCCATTGGGGCTGCGATCCAGGCCGATACCCTGGCCGGCAACAAGCGCGAAGGCGGCGAGTTGCTGCTGCTGGATGTCATTCCGCTGTCCCTGGGGCTGGAAACCATGGGCGGGCTGATGGAAAAGGTGATTCCGCGCAACACGACCATTCCGGTTGCCCGTGCCCAGGATTTCACCACCTACAAGGATGGCCAGACGGCCATGATGGTTCATGTGCTGCAGGGTGAGCGCGAGCTGATCAGCGATTGCCGTTCCCTCGCACGCTTCGAATTGCGTGGTATCCCGCCGATGGTGGCCGGTGCGGCGAAGATCCGCGTGACCTTCCAGGTCGATGCCGATGGCCTGCTCAGTGTTTCTGCGCGGGAGTTGGGTTCGGGCGTCGAAGCTAGCATCCAGGTCAAGCCGTCCTACGGTCTGACCGATGGCGAGATCGCCAAGATGCTCAAGGACTCCTTCCAGTACGCCGGCGACGACAAGGTAGCCCGCGTGCTGCGCGAGCAGCAGGTTGATGCCCAACGTCTGATCGAGGCTGTGCAAGGGGCTCTGGACGCCGATGGTGAGCGTCTGCTGGATGCCGAGGAGCGCATGGTCATCGAATTGCAGATGCAGGAACTGAGTGAATTGATGCGTGGCACCGATGGTTACGCCATCGAGCAGCAGACCAAACGTCTGTCGCAAGTGACCGACGCCTTTGCTGCCCGCCGCCTGGATTCGACGGTGAAAGCCGCTCTGGCGGGGCGCAACCTGAATGAAATCGAGGAATAACTGATGCCGCAGATCATTTTTCTGCCACACGCCGTGTTCTGTCCGGACGGCTTGGTTGTAGAGGTCGAGCCTGGTGTTTCGGTGCTCGACGTTGCCCATGACAACCACATCGAGATCGAAAGCGCCTGTGGCGGCGTCTGTGCCTGCACCACCTGCCATTGCATCATTCGTGAGGGCTTCGACTCGCTGAACGAGGCCGATGAGCTGGAAGAGGACCTGCTGGACAAGGCCTGGGGCCTGGAAGCCCAGTCGCGCCTGTCGTGCCAGGCTATCGTCGGCGATGAAGACCTGACCGTTGAAATTCCCAAGTACTCGCTCAACCATGCCGCCGAAGCGCCGCACTGATTCAAGGAGCCATCATGAGTCTGAAGTGGGTTGATGTACTGGAGATCGCGATCCAGCTGGCTGATTCCAAGCCGGATGTGGATCCGCGTTATGTGAACTTTGTCGATCTGCACAAGTGGGTTCTGGCATTGCCGGAGTTCAGTGACGATCCGGCTCGCGGAGGCGAGAAGGTTCTTGAAGCAATTCAGGCCGCCTGGATCGACGAAACTGACTGAATCCGCGGGCTACGCAGTTAGGCAATCCCTTTAAACCCGCGTATAATTCGCGGGTTTAATTTTTCGCTTTAATCACCGTTTCTGGAGTTACACCATGGCTGTTCAACGTACTTTCTCCATCATCAAGCCTGACGCTGTTGCAAAAAACGTTATCGGCAAGATCGTTTCCCGTTTTGAAGAAGCCGGCCTGCGCGTTGTAGCTTCGAAAATGAAGCAACTGTCCAAGGCCGAAGCCGAAGGCTTCTACGCTGAGCACAGCGAGCGCGGCTTCTTTGGCGAACTGGTTGCCTTCATGACCTCCGGTCCGGTTGTCGTTCAGGTTCTGGAAGGCGAAAACGCCATTGCTCGCAACCGTGAGCTGATGGGCGCTACCAACCCTAAAGAAGCTGCTGCCGGCACCATCCGCGCCGACTTCGCCGAGTCCATCGACGCCAACGCCGTTCACGGTTCGGACTCCGAAGCTGCCGCTGCTCGCGAAATCGCTTACTTCTTCGCAGCTACCGAGGTAACCACTCGCTGAGCCGACAGGCCTGTGAGTGAGGGGTGAAACCATGACTACATCGATCGGCAAAACTAACCTGTTGGGGCTTACTCAACCGGAAATGGAGAAATTCTTCGACTCAATCGGGGAGAAGCGTTTCCGTGCCGGTCAGGTAATG
Coding sequences:
- the iscU gene encoding Fe-S cluster assembly scaffold IscU, which produces MAYSEKVIDHYENPRNVGKMNAEDPDVGTGMVGAPACGDVMRLQIKVNEQGIIEDAKFKTYGCGSAIASSSLATEWMKGKTLDEAETIKNTQLAEELALPPVKIHCSVLAEDAIKAAVRDYKQKKGLI
- the iscA gene encoding iron-sulfur cluster assembly protein IscA; the encoded protein is MAISMTEAAAQHVRRSLNGRGKGDGIRLGVRTTGCSGLAYVLEFVDEIGEDDQVFESHGEKVIIDPKSLTYLDGTELDFVKEGLNEGFKFNNPNVRGECGCGESFNI
- the hscB gene encoding co-chaperone HscB, with protein sequence MGTPCHFALFELQPSFRLDLEQLAARYRELARGVHPDRFADASEREQRLALEQSASLNEAYQTLKSPPKRARYLLALNGGELPLEVTVHDPEFLLQQMQWREELEDLQDSADLPGVAAFKRRLKIAQDELNESFAACWDDAAQREQAERLMRRMQFLDKLTYEVRQLEERLDD
- the hscA gene encoding Fe-S protein assembly chaperone HscA, whose translation is MALLQIAEPGQSPQPHQRRLAVGIDLGTTNSLVAALRSGLSEPLADAQGQVILPSAVRYHADRVEVGESARLAAPTDPLNTVLSVKRLMGRGLSDVKQLGEQLPYRFVGGESHMPFIETIQGPKSPVEVSAEVLKVLRQRAEATLGGELVGAVITVPAYFDDAQRQATKDAAKLAGLNVLRLLNEPTAAAVAYGLDQHAEGVVAIYDLGGGTFDISILRLTGGVFEVLATGGDTALGGDDFDHAVAGWIIEGAGLSADLDPGTQRNLLQTACAAKEALTHAASVEVVYGDWRAALTRETFDALIEPMVARSLKACRRAVRDSNVELEEVQAVVMVGGSTRVPRVREAVAEMFARQPLTEIDPDQVVAIGAAIQADTLAGNKREGGELLLLDVIPLSLGLETMGGLMEKVIPRNTTIPVARAQDFTTYKDGQTAMMVHVLQGERELISDCRSLARFELRGIPPMVAGAAKIRVTFQVDADGLLSVSARELGSGVEASIQVKPSYGLTDGEIAKMLKDSFQYAGDDKVARVLREQQVDAQRLIEAVQGALDADGERLLDAEERMVIELQMQELSELMRGTDGYAIEQQTKRLSQVTDAFAARRLDSTVKAALAGRNLNEIEE
- the fdx gene encoding ISC system 2Fe-2S type ferredoxin translates to MPQIIFLPHAVFCPDGLVVEVEPGVSVLDVAHDNHIEIESACGGVCACTTCHCIIREGFDSLNEADELEEDLLDKAWGLEAQSRLSCQAIVGDEDLTVEIPKYSLNHAAEAPH
- the iscX gene encoding Fe-S cluster assembly protein IscX, which translates into the protein MSLKWVDVLEIAIQLADSKPDVDPRYVNFVDLHKWVLALPEFSDDPARGGEKVLEAIQAAWIDETD
- the ndk gene encoding nucleoside-diphosphate kinase; this translates as MAVQRTFSIIKPDAVAKNVIGKIVSRFEEAGLRVVASKMKQLSKAEAEGFYAEHSERGFFGELVAFMTSGPVVVQVLEGENAIARNRELMGATNPKEAAAGTIRADFAESIDANAVHGSDSEAAAAREIAYFFAATEVTTR